The Anabaena sp. WA102 genome contains a region encoding:
- a CDS encoding DUF1815 family protein — translation MFLRLANEHRQFVQDLVMNLQALAVVLERYGYPASCYTCGDQMNSASFMVSLGDNHLIRFLVSDYGITWTEMRDDRELMKLEGAEAINQLEELATLVKEAMQTSRDIEYSSPKSKRMLQNTAGSVKTHR, via the coding sequence GTGTTTTTAAGACTAGCAAACGAGCATAGACAATTTGTTCAAGATTTAGTAATGAATTTGCAAGCTCTAGCAGTTGTACTAGAGAGGTATGGTTATCCGGCTTCTTGTTATACTTGCGGCGACCAAATGAACAGTGCATCTTTTATGGTAAGCTTAGGCGATAATCACTTAATTCGCTTTTTAGTATCCGATTATGGGATTACTTGGACAGAAATGCGTGATGATAGAGAGTTAATGAAGTTAGAGGGTGCAGAAGCAATTAATCAGTTAGAAGAATTAGCAACTCTTGTTAAAGAGGCGATGCAAACCTCTAGAGATATTGAGTATTCATCCCCGAAGAGTAAACGGATGTTACAGAATACAGCGGGAAGTGTGAAAACTCACCGATAA